One part of the Arabidopsis thaliana chromosome 1 sequence genome encodes these proteins:
- the ECH2 gene encoding enoyl-CoA hydratase 2 (enoyl-CoA hydratase 2 (ECH2); FUNCTIONS IN: oxidoreductase activity, 3R-hydroxyacyl-CoA dehydratase activity; INVOLVED IN: fatty acid beta-oxidation, unsaturated, even number, metabolic process; LOCATED IN: peroxisome; EXPRESSED IN: 23 plant structures; EXPRESSED DURING: 13 growth stages; CONTAINS InterPro DOMAIN/s: MaoC-like dehydratase (InterPro:IPR002539), Short-chain dehydrogenase/reductase SDR (InterPro:IPR002198); Has 2242 Blast hits to 2242 proteins in 541 species: Archae - 23; Bacteria - 1245; Metazoa - 172; Fungi - 395; Plants - 47; Viruses - 0; Other Eukaryotes - 360 (source: NCBI BLink).) — MATSDSEFNSDLLLAHKLPETRYTYNERDVAIYALGIGACGQDAVDSDELKFVYHRNGQDLIQVLPTFASLFTLGSLTEGLDLPGFKYDPSLLLHGQQYIEIYRPLPSKASLINKVSLAGLQDKGKAAILELETRSYEEGSGELLCMNRTTVFLRGAGGFSNSSQPFSYKNYPSNQGLAVKIPQRQPLTVCEERTQPSQALLYRLSGDYNPLHSDPEFAKLAGFPRPILHGLCTLGFAIKAIIKCVCKGDPTAVKTISGRFLTTVFPGETLITEMWLEGLRVIYQTKVKERNKTVLAGYVDIRGLSSSL, encoded by the exons ATGGCGACTAGCGATTCTGAATTCAATTCTGATCTTCTTCTCGCTCACAAGCTTCCCGAg ACGCGTTACACCTACAATGAAAG AGATGTAGCAATCTATGCTTTGGGAATCGGCGCTTGTGGCCAAGATGCTGTGGATTCCGATGAGCTCAAGTTTGTGTATCACAGAAATGGGCAGGATTTGATCCAG GTCTTACCAACTTTTGCTTCACTATTCACACTTGGATCTTTGACAGAAGGACTGGATTTGCCAGGTTTTAA ATATGATCCTAGTCTCTTGTTGCATGGGCAGCAGTATATTGAAATATACAGGCCATTACCTTCCAAGGCTTCC TTAATTAACAAAGTAAGCCTCGCTGGTTTGCAAGATAAAG GTAAAGCAGCTATCCTTGAATTAGAAACCAGAAGTTACGAGGAAGGGTCAGGGGAACTGTTATGCATGAATAG GACGACTGTTTTCCTAAGAGGTGCTGGTGGTTTCTCAAATTCATCTCAACCATTCTCTTACAAAAACTATCCAAGTAACCAGGGCTTAGCTGTGAAAATCCCACAAAGACAACCTTTGACAGTGTGCGAAGAGCGCACTCAGCCATCGCAG GCATTACTTTATAGGCTGTCTGGTGACTATAATCCTCTGCATTCAGATCCAGAATTTGCAAAACTTGCCGG ATTCCCACGCCCGATATTGCATGGGCTATGCACACTCGGGTTTGCAATCAAGGCAATCATCAAGTGTGTTTGCAAGGGTGACCCAACTGCTGTCAAAACCATATCTGGACGATTCCTCACGACTGTTTTTCCTGGCGAAACTCTGATAACCGAAATGTGGCTTGAAGGCTTGAG GGTTATATATCAGACGAAAGTGAAGGAAAGGAACAAAACTGTGTTAGCTGGTTATGTTGATATTCGTGGGTTATCTTCGTCACTTTAG
- the sks5 gene encoding SKU5 similar 5 (SKU5 similar 5 (sks5); FUNCTIONS IN: oxidoreductase activity, copper ion binding; INVOLVED IN: oxidation reduction; LOCATED IN: apoplast, cell wall, plant-type cell wall; EXPRESSED IN: 24 plant structures; EXPRESSED DURING: 13 growth stages; CONTAINS InterPro DOMAIN/s: Multicopper oxidase, type 3 (InterPro:IPR011707), Cupredoxin (InterPro:IPR008972), Multicopper oxidase, type 2 (InterPro:IPR011706), Multicopper oxidase, type 1 (InterPro:IPR001117); BEST Arabidopsis thaliana protein match is: SKU5-similar 6 (TAIR:AT1G41830.1); Has 5094 Blast hits to 5026 proteins in 887 species: Archae - 12; Bacteria - 1432; Metazoa - 265; Fungi - 1965; Plants - 1269; Viruses - 0; Other Eukaryotes - 151 (source: NCBI BLink).): MAGSASFAAALFIGLSLLFAVTAEDPYRFFEWNITYGDIYPLGVRQQGILINGAFPGPDIHSVTNDNLIINVYNSLDEPFLLSWNGIQQRRNSFVDGVYGTTCPIPPGKNYTYILQMKDQIGSFYYFPSLGFHKAAGGFGGIRILSRPRIPVPFPDPAGDTTVLIGDWYKANHTDLRAQLDNGKKLPLPDGILINGRSSGATLNVEQGKTYRFRISNVGLQDSLNFRIQDHKMKVVEVEGTHTLQTTFSSLDVHVGQSYSVLVTADQTPRDYYVVVSSRFTSNVLTTTGIFRYSNSAGGVSGPIPGGPTIQIDWSLNQARAIRTNLSASGPRPNPQGSYHYGMINTTRTIRLASSAGQVDGKQRYAVNSVSFKPADTPLKIADYFKIDGVYRSGSIQYQPTGGGIYLDTSVMQVDYRTFVEIIFENSEDIVQSWHLDGYSFWVVGMDGGQWSPDSRNEYNLRDAVARCTVQVYPSSWTAILIALDNVGMWNLRSEFWARQYLGQQLYLRVYTPSTSLRDEYPIPKNALLCGRASGRSTRPL; the protein is encoded by the exons ATGGCGGGCAGTGCCTCATTCGCCGCCGCATTATTCATCggactctctcttctcttcgcCGTCACGGCTGAAGATCCGTACAGATTCTTTGAATGGAACATAACTTACGGCGATATATACCCACTCGGTGTTCGCCAACAG GGTATTTTGATCAACGGGGCGTTTCCGGGACCGGACATTCATTCGGTTACTAATGacaatctcatcatcaacGTCTACAATAGCCTCGACGAACCTTTCCTTCTTTCATG GAATGGAATTCAACAGAGGAGGAACTCTTTCGTTGATGGAGTGTATGGAACGACATGCCCAATCCCGCCGGGGAAGAACTACACTTACATTCTTCAGATGAAGGATCAGATCGGAAGTTTTTACTACTTCCCTTCTCTCGGCTTTCACAAAGCCGCCGGTGGATTTGGTGGCATTCGTATCCTCAGTCGTCCTAGAATCCCGGTCCCTTTCCCTGATCCCGCCGGAGATACCACTGTCCTTATCGGAGACTGGTACAAAGCAAACCACACG GATTTGAGAGCACAGCTTGATAATGGTAAGAAGCTTCCTTTACCAGACGGCATCCTCATCAATGGTCGTTCAAGTGGTGCAACTCTTAATGTTGAACAAG GTAAGACATACAGGTTTAGAATATCCAATGTAGGGTTACAAGACTCTCTCAACTTCCGCATTCAAGACCATAAGATGAAAGTGGTGGAAGTCGAAGGAACACACACTCTTCAGACTACTTTCTCTTCACTAGATGTTCATGTTGGACAATCTTACTCAGTCCTTGTAACCGCGGACCAGACTCCACGGGATTATTACGTGGTCGTCTCTTCTCGGTTTACCTCAAATGTCCTTACTACCACGGGTATTTTCCGATACAGTAATTCTGCTGGTGGTGTTTCTGGACCTATTCCTGGTGGACCTACCATTCAAATCGACTGGTCCTTGAACCAGGCTCGAGCCATCAG GACTAACCTTTCAGCGAGCGGACCAAGGCCAAATCCACAAGGATCGTACCACTACGGTATGATAAACACTACAAGAACGATCAGACTTGCTAGCTCTGCTGGTCAGGTTGATGGGAAGCAACGATACGCTGTGAACAGTGTCTCATTCAAACCCGCAGACACTCCTCTGAAAATCGCGGACTACTTCAAGATTGACGGTGTTTACAGAAGTGGAAGCATACAGTACCAACCCACTGGTGGAGGAATATACCTCGACACATCTGTTATGCAAGTTGATTACAGAACCTTTGTGGAGATTATTTTCGAAAATTCTGAGGATATTGTCCAGAGCTGGCATCTTGATGGTTACTCTTTCTGGGTTGTTGG AATGGATGGTGGACAGTGGAGTCCAGATAGTAGGAACGAGTATAACCTACGCGATGCAGTCGCTCGCTGCACCGTTCAG GTATACCCAAGCTCATGGACGGCTATATTGATAGCACTCGACAACGTAGGAATGTGGAATCTAAGATCCGAGTTCTGGGCGAGGCAATACTTAGGACAACAATTGTATTTACGTGTGTACACACCCTCAACTTCTCTCAGAGATGAATATCCAATCCCCAAGAACGCTCTTCTCTGCGGGAGAGCCAGTGGTCGCAGCACCAGACCGCTTTGA
- a CDS encoding 2-thiocytidine tRNA biosynthesis protein, TtcA has translation MICHSLFSQYGLPLQIVSYKDLYGWTMDEIVKMIGLKNNCTFCGVFRRQVRSKFLHSIPSLSKFLQNRLFCFMILCLVEFLKALDRGAALLKVDKLVTGHNADDIAETVVLNILRGDIARLSRCTSITTGEDGPIPRCKPFKYTYEKEIVMYAYFKKLDYFSTECIYSPNAYRGFACEFINDLERLRPRAILDIIKSGEDFRIATTTKMPEQGTCERCGYISSQKWCKACVLLEGLNRGLPKMGIGRPRGNVNGDYKDIKARSTAKTIESKQCGSLDF, from the exons ATGATTTGTCATTCTTTGTTTTCCCAGTATGGATTGCCTCTTCAGATTGTTTCATACAAAGATCTGTATGGATGGACAATGGACGAGATTGTGAAGATGATCGGTTTGAAGAACAATTGCACCTTCTGTGGTGTATTCCGTCGACAGGTGAGGAGCAAGTTTCTTCATAGCATTCCCTCTTTGAGTAAGTTTCTTCAGAACCgtcttttctgttttatgaTTCTATGTCTGGTTGAATTTTTGAAGGCACTTGATCGAGGAGCTGCGTTATTGAAAGTAGATAAGCTAGTCACTGGACATAATGCAGATGATATAGCCGAAACAGTTGTCTTAAACATACTGCGAGGCGATATTGCTAG ATTGAGTAGGTGCACATCAATCACTACAGGCGAAGATGGTCCAATTCCAAGATGTAAACCTTTCAAATATACATACGAGAAGGAGATTGTCAT GTATGCTTATTTCAAGAAGCTGGACTACTTCTCCACTGAAT GCATATACTCCCCTAATGCTTATCGTGGATTCGCCTGTGAGTTCATCAATGACTTGGAAAGACTAAG GCCAAGGGCTATTCTGGATATCATCAAGTCAGGTGAAGACTTCAGAATTGCCACAACCACGAAAATGCCTGAGCAAGGGACTTGTGAGCGATGTGGGTATATTTCTAGCCAG AAATGGTGCAAAGCTTGTGTTTTGTTGGAAGGATTGAACCGTGGTCTGCCTAAGATGGGCATTGGAAGACCAAGAGGAAACGTAAATGGTGATTATAAGGACATAAAGGCTAGATCTACTGCAAAAACTATAGAGAGCAAACAATGTGGATCTCTGGATTTctaa
- a CDS encoding 2-thiocytidine tRNA biosynthesis protein, TtcA yields the protein MICHSLFSQYGLPLQIVSYKDLYGWTMDEIVKMIGLKNNCTFCGVFRRQALDRGAALLKVDKLVTGHNADDIAETVVLNILRGDIARLSRCTSITTGEDGPIPRCKPFKYTYEKEIVMYAYFKKLDYFSTECIYSPNAYRGFACEFINDLERLRPRAILDIIKSGEDFRIATTTKMPEQGTCERCGYISSQKWCKACVLLEGLNRGLPKMGIGRPRGNVNGDYKDIKARSTAKTIESKQCGSLDF from the exons ATGATTTGTCATTCTTTGTTTTCCCAGTATGGATTGCCTCTTCAGATTGTTTCATACAAAGATCTGTATGGATGGACAATGGACGAGATTGTGAAGATGATCGGTTTGAAGAACAATTGCACCTTCTGTGGTGTATTCCGTCGACAG GCACTTGATCGAGGAGCTGCGTTATTGAAAGTAGATAAGCTAGTCACTGGACATAATGCAGATGATATAGCCGAAACAGTTGTCTTAAACATACTGCGAGGCGATATTGCTAG ATTGAGTAGGTGCACATCAATCACTACAGGCGAAGATGGTCCAATTCCAAGATGTAAACCTTTCAAATATACATACGAGAAGGAGATTGTCAT GTATGCTTATTTCAAGAAGCTGGACTACTTCTCCACTGAAT GCATATACTCCCCTAATGCTTATCGTGGATTCGCCTGTGAGTTCATCAATGACTTGGAAAGACTAAG GCCAAGGGCTATTCTGGATATCATCAAGTCAGGTGAAGACTTCAGAATTGCCACAACCACGAAAATGCCTGAGCAAGGGACTTGTGAGCGATGTGGGTATATTTCTAGCCAG AAATGGTGCAAAGCTTGTGTTTTGTTGGAAGGATTGAACCGTGGTCTGCCTAAGATGGGCATTGGAAGACCAAGAGGAAACGTAAATGGTGATTATAAGGACATAAAGGCTAGATCTACTGCAAAAACTATAGAGAGCAAACAATGTGGATCTCTGGATTTctaa
- a CDS encoding 2-thiocytidine tRNA biosynthesis protein, TtcA gives MEAGEEKSKKAGGECFYEVFEEEIHQVIVGNRLFKFGERVAIGASGGKDSSVLAYVLSELNRRHSYGLDLFLLSIDEGITGYRDDSLETVKRNEVQYGLPLQIVSYKDLYGWTMDEIVKMIGLKNNCTFCGVFRRQVRSKFLHSIPSLSKFLQNRLFCFMILCLVEFLKALDRGAALLKVDKLVTGHNADDIAETVVLNILRGDIARLSRCTSITTGEDGPIPRCKPFKYTYEKEIVMYAYFKKLDYFSTECIYSPNAYRGFACEFINDLERLRPRAILDIIKSGEDFRIATTTKMPEQGTCERCGYISSQKWCKACVLLEGLNRGLPKMGIGRPRGNVNGDYKDIKARSTAKTIESKQCGSLDF, from the exons ATGGAGGCAGGGGAAGAGAAGAGCAAGAAAGCAGGAGG AGAGTGTTTCTATGAGGTTTTTGAGGAAGAGATTCACCAAGTCATTGTTGGGAATCGTTTGTTTAAGTTCGGTGAACGAGTTGCTATAGGTGCCTCCGGTGGAAAAG ATTCTTCAGTGCTGGCATATGTGTTATCAGAACTAAACAGACGTCACAGTTACGGACtcgatctttttcttttgtctattGATGAAGGGATAACGGGTTATCGTGATGATTCTCTCGAGACTGTTAAAAGGAACGAAGTTCAA TATGGATTGCCTCTTCAGATTGTTTCATACAAAGATCTGTATGGATGGACAATGGACGAGATTGTGAAGATGATCGGTTTGAAGAACAATTGCACCTTCTGTGGTGTATTCCGTCGACAGGTGAGGAGCAAGTTTCTTCATAGCATTCCCTCTTTGAGTAAGTTTCTTCAGAACCgtcttttctgttttatgaTTCTATGTCTGGTTGAATTTTTGAAGGCACTTGATCGAGGAGCTGCGTTATTGAAAGTAGATAAGCTAGTCACTGGACATAATGCAGATGATATAGCCGAAACAGTTGTCTTAAACATACTGCGAGGCGATATTGCTAG ATTGAGTAGGTGCACATCAATCACTACAGGCGAAGATGGTCCAATTCCAAGATGTAAACCTTTCAAATATACATACGAGAAGGAGATTGTCAT GTATGCTTATTTCAAGAAGCTGGACTACTTCTCCACTGAAT GCATATACTCCCCTAATGCTTATCGTGGATTCGCCTGTGAGTTCATCAATGACTTGGAAAGACTAAG GCCAAGGGCTATTCTGGATATCATCAAGTCAGGTGAAGACTTCAGAATTGCCACAACCACGAAAATGCCTGAGCAAGGGACTTGTGAGCGATGTGGGTATATTTCTAGCCAG AAATGGTGCAAAGCTTGTGTTTTGTTGGAAGGATTGAACCGTGGTCTGCCTAAGATGGGCATTGGAAGACCAAGAGGAAACGTAAATGGTGATTATAAGGACATAAAGGCTAGATCTACTGCAAAAACTATAGAGAGCAAACAATGTGGATCTCTGGATTTctaa
- a CDS encoding 2-thiocytidine tRNA biosynthesis protein, TtcA (2-thiocytidine tRNA biosynthesis protein, TtcA; FUNCTIONS IN: ATP binding; INVOLVED IN: tRNA processing; LOCATED IN: cellular_component unknown; EXPRESSED IN: 20 plant structures; EXPRESSED DURING: 13 growth stages; CONTAINS InterPro DOMAIN/s: Rossmann-like alpha/beta/alpha sandwich fold (InterPro:IPR014729), Uncharacterised protein family UPF0021, C-terminal (InterPro:IPR000541), PP-loop (InterPro:IPR011063), 2-thiocytidine tRNA biosynthesis protein, TtcA (InterPro:IPR012089); BEST Arabidopsis thaliana protein match is: repressor of lrx1 (TAIR:AT2G44270.1); Has 4635 Blast hits to 4558 proteins in 1674 species: Archae - 313; Bacteria - 3429; Metazoa - 162; Fungi - 209; Plants - 60; Viruses - 0; Other Eukaryotes - 462 (source: NCBI BLink).), producing MEAGEEKSKKAGGECFYEVFEEEIHQVIVGNRLFKFGERVAIGASGGKDSSVLAYVLSELNRRHSYGLDLFLLSIDEGITGYRDDSLETVKRNEVQYGLPLQIVSYKDLYGWTMDEIVKMIGLKNNCTFCGVFRRQALDRGAALLKVDKLVTGHNADDIAETVVLNILRGDIARLSRCTSITTGEDGPIPRCKPFKYTYEKEIVMYAYFKKLDYFSTECIYSPNAYRGFACEFINDLERLRPRAILDIIKSGEDFRIATTTKMPEQGTCERCGYISSQKWCKACVLLEGLNRGLPKMGIGRPRGNVNGDYKDIKARSTAKTIESKQCGSLDF from the exons ATGGAGGCAGGGGAAGAGAAGAGCAAGAAAGCAGGAGG AGAGTGTTTCTATGAGGTTTTTGAGGAAGAGATTCACCAAGTCATTGTTGGGAATCGTTTGTTTAAGTTCGGTGAACGAGTTGCTATAGGTGCCTCCGGTGGAAAAG ATTCTTCAGTGCTGGCATATGTGTTATCAGAACTAAACAGACGTCACAGTTACGGACtcgatctttttcttttgtctattGATGAAGGGATAACGGGTTATCGTGATGATTCTCTCGAGACTGTTAAAAGGAACGAAGTTCAA TATGGATTGCCTCTTCAGATTGTTTCATACAAAGATCTGTATGGATGGACAATGGACGAGATTGTGAAGATGATCGGTTTGAAGAACAATTGCACCTTCTGTGGTGTATTCCGTCGACAG GCACTTGATCGAGGAGCTGCGTTATTGAAAGTAGATAAGCTAGTCACTGGACATAATGCAGATGATATAGCCGAAACAGTTGTCTTAAACATACTGCGAGGCGATATTGCTAG ATTGAGTAGGTGCACATCAATCACTACAGGCGAAGATGGTCCAATTCCAAGATGTAAACCTTTCAAATATACATACGAGAAGGAGATTGTCAT GTATGCTTATTTCAAGAAGCTGGACTACTTCTCCACTGAAT GCATATACTCCCCTAATGCTTATCGTGGATTCGCCTGTGAGTTCATCAATGACTTGGAAAGACTAAG GCCAAGGGCTATTCTGGATATCATCAAGTCAGGTGAAGACTTCAGAATTGCCACAACCACGAAAATGCCTGAGCAAGGGACTTGTGAGCGATGTGGGTATATTTCTAGCCAG AAATGGTGCAAAGCTTGTGTTTTGTTGGAAGGATTGAACCGTGGTCTGCCTAAGATGGGCATTGGAAGACCAAGAGGAAACGTAAATGGTGATTATAAGGACATAAAGGCTAGATCTACTGCAAAAACTATAGAGAGCAAACAATGTGGATCTCTGGATTTctaa
- a CDS encoding 2-thiocytidine tRNA biosynthesis protein, TtcA, translating to MILCLVEFLKALDRGAALLKVDKLVTGHNADDIAETVVLNILRGDIARLSRCTSITTGEDGPIPRCKPFKYTYEKEIVMYAYFKKLDYFSTECIYSPNAYRGFACEFINDLERLRPRAILDIIKSGEDFRIATTTKMPEQGTCERCGYISSQKWCKACVLLEGLNRGLPKMGIGRPRGNVNGDYKDIKARSTAKTIESKQCGSLDF from the exons atgaTTCTATGTCTGGTTGAATTTTTGAAGGCACTTGATCGAGGAGCTGCGTTATTGAAAGTAGATAAGCTAGTCACTGGACATAATGCAGATGATATAGCCGAAACAGTTGTCTTAAACATACTGCGAGGCGATATTGCTAG ATTGAGTAGGTGCACATCAATCACTACAGGCGAAGATGGTCCAATTCCAAGATGTAAACCTTTCAAATATACATACGAGAAGGAGATTGTCAT GTATGCTTATTTCAAGAAGCTGGACTACTTCTCCACTGAAT GCATATACTCCCCTAATGCTTATCGTGGATTCGCCTGTGAGTTCATCAATGACTTGGAAAGACTAAG GCCAAGGGCTATTCTGGATATCATCAAGTCAGGTGAAGACTTCAGAATTGCCACAACCACGAAAATGCCTGAGCAAGGGACTTGTGAGCGATGTGGGTATATTTCTAGCCAG AAATGGTGCAAAGCTTGTGTTTTGTTGGAAGGATTGAACCGTGGTCTGCCTAAGATGGGCATTGGAAGACCAAGAGGAAACGTAAATGGTGATTATAAGGACATAAAGGCTAGATCTACTGCAAAAACTATAGAGAGCAAACAATGTGGATCTCTGGATTTctaa
- the ERD14 gene encoding Dehydrin family protein (EARLY RESPONSE TO DEHYDRATION 14 (ERD14); CONTAINS InterPro DOMAIN/s: Dehydrin (InterPro:IPR000167); BEST Arabidopsis thaliana protein match is: Dehydrin family protein (TAIR:AT1G20450.2).) — MAEEIKNVPEQEVPKVATEESSAEVTDRGLFDFLGKKKDETKPEETPIASEFEQKVHISEPEPEVKHESLLEKLHRSDSSSSSSSEEEGSDGEKRKKKKEKKKPTTEVEVKEEEKKGFMEKLKEKLPGHKKPEDGSAVAAAPVVVPPPVEEAHPVEKKGILEKIKEKLPGYHPKTTVEEEKKDKE, encoded by the exons ATGGCTGAGGAAATCAAGAATGTTCCTGAACAGGAGGTGCCAAAGGTAGCAACAGAGGAATCATCGGCAGAGGTTACAGATCGTGGATTGTTCGATTTCttgggaaagaagaaagacgaaACAAAACCAGAGGAGACTCCGATCGCTTCAGAGTTTGAGCAGAAGGTTCATATTTCAGAGCCGGAGCCAGAGGTTAAACACGAAAGTCTTCTTGAAAAGCTTCACCGAAGCGACAGTTCTTCTAGCTCC TCAAGTGAGGAAGAAGGTTCAGATGgtgagaagaggaagaagaagaaggagaagaagaagccaacTACTGAAGTTGAGGtaaaggaggaagagaagaaagggTTTATGGAGAAGTTGAAAGAGAAGCTTCCTGGACACAAGAAACCTGAAGACGGTTCAGCCGTCGCTGCGGCACCGGTGGTTGTTCCTCCTCCTGTGGAAGAAGCGCATCCAGTGGAGAAGAAAGGGATTCTTGAGAAGATTAAGGAGAAGCTTCCAGGATACCACCCTAAGACCACCgtagaggaggagaagaaagataaagaataA